A DNA window from Streptomyces sp. CA-278952 contains the following coding sequences:
- a CDS encoding RidA family protein has translation MTGSPESTAASSVRRISTGAPWEEKFGYSRAVELPNGLVLVAGCTSMVNGQISAGSPYEQAITSFDVAFAALEQVGLTREDVVRTRMYLTHARDVEDIGRAHKELFDAVRPAASMIIVSGFVDPSLVVEVEVEAYRGGAK, from the coding sequence ATGACCGGTTCACCCGAGTCCACCGCCGCTTCCTCCGTACGCCGGATCTCCACCGGCGCGCCCTGGGAGGAGAAGTTCGGCTACTCGCGCGCTGTCGAGCTCCCCAACGGGCTCGTCCTGGTCGCCGGCTGCACCTCCATGGTCAACGGCCAGATCTCCGCGGGCTCACCCTACGAGCAGGCGATCACCTCCTTCGACGTCGCGTTCGCGGCGCTGGAGCAGGTGGGCCTCACCCGGGAGGACGTCGTCCGCACCCGGATGTACCTCACGCACGCCCGGGACGTGGAGGACATCGGCCGCGCCCACAAGGAGCTGTTCGACGCCGTGCGCCCCGCCGCCTCCATGATCATCGTGTCCGGTTTCGTGGACCCGAGCCTGGTCGTCGAGGTCGAGGTCGAGGCCTACCGGGGAGGCGCGAAGTGA
- a CDS encoding LON peptidase substrate-binding domain-containing protein: MTTARLPLFPLNAVLFPGLVLPLNVFEERYRAMMRELLKSDEDEPRRFVVVAIRDGRETAPTATGMPDTVAAAPPHERAPAEGFGPDPIQTFHRVGCVADAATIRERADGSFEVLATGTTRVRLLSVEAGGPYLTAEVEELTEEPPGEDEGDEAGALAEGVLRAFRAYQKRLAGASERSLATGADLPDDPSVISYLVAAATVLDVPTKQRLLQAPDTATRLREELTLLRKETAVIRHLPSLPATDLTRAPTHPN; this comes from the coding sequence GTGACCACCGCCCGCCTTCCCCTTTTCCCGCTCAACGCGGTGCTGTTCCCCGGCCTGGTGCTGCCGCTCAACGTCTTCGAAGAGCGATATCGCGCCATGATGCGGGAACTGCTGAAGAGCGACGAGGACGAACCTCGCCGCTTCGTCGTGGTCGCGATCCGCGACGGCCGCGAGACCGCCCCGACGGCCACCGGCATGCCGGACACCGTCGCGGCCGCCCCTCCCCACGAGCGCGCCCCGGCGGAGGGCTTCGGCCCCGACCCGATCCAGACCTTTCACCGGGTGGGCTGCGTCGCCGACGCGGCGACGATCCGCGAGCGTGCCGACGGCAGTTTCGAGGTCCTGGCCACCGGCACCACCCGGGTCAGGCTGCTGTCCGTCGAGGCGGGCGGCCCGTATCTGACCGCCGAGGTCGAGGAGCTGACCGAGGAACCGCCCGGCGAGGACGAGGGGGACGAGGCGGGAGCGCTCGCCGAGGGCGTCCTGCGGGCCTTCCGCGCCTACCAGAAGCGGCTGGCCGGGGCGAGCGAACGATCGCTGGCGACCGGCGCCGACCTCCCCGACGACCCGTCCGTGATCTCCTACCTGGTGGCGGCGGCGACGGTCCTGGACGTCCCCACCAAGCAGCGCCTGCTCCAGGCCCCGGACACGGCGACGCGGCTGCGCGAGGAGCTGACGCTGCTGCGCAAGGAGACCGCGGTCATCCGGCACCTGCCCTCGCTGCCCGCGACCGACCTGACCCGGGCCCCCACCCACCCCAACTGA
- the priA gene encoding bifunctional 1-(5-phosphoribosyl)-5-((5-phosphoribosylamino)methylideneamino)imidazole-4-carboxamide isomerase/phosphoribosylanthranilate isomerase PriA — translation MPKLELLPAVDVRDGQAVRLVHGESGSETSYGSPLEAALAWQRAGAEWLHLVDLDAAFGTGDNRALIAEVARAMDIKVELSGGIRDDASLAAALATGCRRVNLGTAALETPEWVAKVIAEHGDQIAVGLDVRGTTLRGRGWTRDGGDLYETLARLDAEGCARYVVTDIAKDGTLEGPNLGLLRDVCAATDRPVVASGGVSSLDDLRAISLLVPEGVEGAIVGKALYAKAFTLEEALKAVAA, via the coding sequence ATGCCGAAGCTTGAACTGCTCCCCGCCGTCGACGTCCGCGACGGCCAGGCCGTCCGCCTCGTGCACGGCGAGTCCGGCTCCGAGACCTCCTACGGATCCCCGTTGGAGGCCGCCCTCGCCTGGCAGCGCGCCGGCGCCGAGTGGCTGCACCTCGTCGACCTGGACGCCGCCTTCGGCACCGGCGACAACCGCGCCCTGATCGCCGAGGTCGCCCGGGCCATGGACATCAAGGTCGAGCTGTCCGGCGGCATCCGCGACGACGCCTCGCTCGCCGCCGCCCTCGCCACCGGCTGCCGCCGGGTCAACCTCGGCACCGCCGCCCTGGAGACCCCGGAGTGGGTCGCCAAGGTCATCGCCGAGCACGGCGACCAGATCGCCGTCGGCCTCGACGTCCGCGGCACCACCCTGCGCGGCCGGGGCTGGACCCGAGACGGCGGCGACCTCTACGAGACCCTCGCCCGCCTCGACGCCGAGGGCTGCGCCCGCTACGTCGTCACCGACATCGCCAAGGACGGCACGCTGGAGGGCCCCAACCTGGGCCTGCTGCGGGACGTCTGCGCGGCCACCGACCGCCCGGTCGTCGCCTCCGGCGGCGTCTCCTCCCTCGACGATCTCCGCGCCATCTCCCTCCTCGTCCCCGAAGGCGTCGAGGGCGCGATCGTCGGCAAGGCGCTGTACGCGAAGGCGTTCACGCTGGAAGAGGCCCTCAAGGCGGTCGCCGCATGA
- the hisB gene encoding imidazoleglycerol-phosphate dehydratase HisB — MSPRVGRVERTTKETSVLVEINLDGTGKVDVATGVGFYDHMLDQLGRHGLFDLTVKTEGDLHIDSHHTIEDTALALGAAFKQALGDKVGIYRFGNCTVPLDESLAQVTVDLSGRPYLVHTEPEKMAPMIGEYDTTMTRHILESFVAQAQIALHVHVPYGRNAHHIVECQFKALARALRYASEHDPRAAGILPSTKGAL; from the coding sequence ATGAGCCCCCGCGTAGGCCGCGTGGAACGCACCACGAAGGAAACGTCCGTGCTCGTCGAGATCAACCTCGACGGCACCGGCAAGGTCGATGTCGCCACCGGGGTCGGCTTCTACGACCACATGCTCGACCAGCTCGGCCGCCACGGCCTCTTCGACCTCACGGTCAAGACCGAGGGCGACCTGCACATCGACAGCCACCACACCATCGAGGACACCGCGCTCGCGCTCGGCGCCGCCTTCAAGCAGGCCCTCGGCGACAAGGTCGGCATCTACCGCTTCGGCAACTGCACCGTCCCGCTGGACGAGTCGCTCGCCCAGGTCACCGTCGACCTCTCCGGCCGCCCCTACCTCGTGCACACCGAGCCCGAGAAGATGGCGCCGATGATCGGCGAGTACGACACGACGATGACCCGGCACATCCTGGAGTCCTTCGTCGCCCAGGCGCAGATCGCCCTGCACGTCCACGTGCCGTACGGGCGCAACGCCCACCACATCGTCGAGTGCCAGTTCAAGGCGCTCGCCCGCGCCCTGCGGTACGCCAGCGAGCACGACCCGCGCGCCGCCGGCATCCTGCCTTCCACGAAGGGCGCCCTGTGA
- a CDS encoding histidinol-phosphate transaminase: protein MTNNPAPGNPWDQLPIRDELRGQSPYGAPQLDVPVRLNTNENPYPLPEALVDRIAERVREVARGLNRYPDRDAVELRTELARYLSRTAGHEVGTANVWAANGSNEVLQQLLQTFGGPGRTAIGFEPSYSMHALISRGTGTGWISGPRTHDFTIDVDTARAAIAEHRPEVVFITSPNNPTGTAVDAETVLALYDAAQAAGPSMVVVDEAYGEFSHHPSLLPLIEGRRNLVLSRTMSKAFGAAGLRLGYLAADPAVVDAVQLVRLPYHLSSVTQATALAALEYTDTLLGYVAQLKSERDRLVAELRATGYEVTDSDANFVQFGRFDDSHAVWQQILDRGVLVRDNGVPGWLRVSAGTPAENDAFLDAVRELKKEHDA from the coding sequence GTGACGAACAACCCCGCGCCCGGCAACCCCTGGGACCAGCTCCCCATCCGCGACGAACTGCGCGGCCAGTCCCCGTACGGGGCACCCCAGCTCGACGTCCCCGTACGGCTCAACACCAACGAGAATCCGTACCCGCTCCCCGAGGCGCTGGTCGACCGGATCGCCGAGCGGGTCCGCGAGGTTGCCCGCGGCCTCAACCGCTACCCCGACCGGGACGCCGTCGAGCTCCGCACCGAGCTGGCCCGCTACCTGTCCCGCACGGCGGGGCACGAGGTCGGCACGGCCAACGTGTGGGCCGCGAACGGCTCCAACGAGGTCCTCCAGCAGCTGCTCCAGACCTTCGGCGGGCCCGGCCGCACCGCGATCGGCTTCGAACCCTCGTACTCCATGCACGCCCTGATCTCGCGGGGCACCGGCACCGGCTGGATCTCCGGGCCGCGCACGCACGACTTCACCATCGACGTGGACACCGCCCGCGCCGCCATCGCCGAGCACCGGCCCGAGGTCGTCTTCATCACCTCGCCCAACAACCCCACCGGCACCGCCGTCGACGCGGAGACCGTCCTCGCGCTGTACGACGCCGCCCAGGCCGCCGGTCCCTCGATGGTCGTCGTCGACGAGGCCTACGGAGAGTTCAGCCACCACCCGTCGCTGCTCCCGCTGATCGAGGGCCGCCGCAACCTGGTCCTCTCCCGGACCATGTCCAAGGCGTTCGGCGCGGCCGGGCTCCGCCTCGGCTACCTCGCCGCCGACCCGGCCGTGGTCGACGCGGTCCAGCTGGTACGGCTGCCGTACCACCTCTCCTCCGTCACCCAGGCCACGGCGCTCGCCGCCCTGGAGTACACCGATACGCTGCTGGGATACGTCGCGCAGCTCAAGAGCGAGCGCGACCGGCTGGTGGCCGAGCTGCGCGCCACCGGCTACGAGGTCACCGACTCGGACGCCAACTTCGTCCAGTTCGGCCGCTTCGACGACAGCCACGCCGTCTGGCAGCAGATCCTCGACCGGGGCGTCCTGGTCCGGGACAACGGCGTACCGGGATGGCTGCGGGTCTCCGCGGGAACCCCGGCAGAGAACGACGCGTTCCTCGATGCGGTACGCGAACTGAAGAAGGAGCACGACGCATGA
- the hisD gene encoding histidinol dehydrogenase produces MISRIDLRGDVLPEGAALRDLLPRAEFDVEAALETVRPICEDVRHRGSAAVIDWGEKLDGVRIASVRVPADALSRAFAELDPAVRAALEESIRRARLVHREQRRTTHTTQVVPGGTVTEKWVPVERVGLYVPGGRSVYPSSVVMNVVPAQEAGVQGVAVASPPQKDFGGLPHPTILAACALLGVDEVYAAGGSQAIAMFAYGTEDCLPVNLVTGPGNIYVAAAKRLLKGRIGIDAEAGPTEIAILADATADPAHVAADLISQAEHDPMAAAVLVTDSEELAAATEAELVPQVAATKHIEDRVEPALAGRQSAIVLVSSIEDGLKVVDAYGAEHLEIQTADAAAVADRVRNAGAIFVGPFSPVSLGDYCAGSNHVLPTGGCACHSSGLSVQSFLRGIHIVDYSREALAEVTHHVVTLAEAEDLPAHGAALKARFGWKVPQQ; encoded by the coding sequence GTGATCTCTCGAATCGATCTGCGCGGTGACGTCCTCCCCGAGGGCGCCGCCCTGCGCGACCTGCTGCCCCGTGCCGAGTTCGACGTGGAAGCCGCCCTGGAGACGGTGCGGCCCATCTGCGAGGACGTACGCCATCGTGGCTCCGCGGCAGTGATCGACTGGGGGGAGAAACTGGACGGTGTCCGGATCGCGTCGGTCCGGGTGCCCGCCGACGCCCTCTCCCGCGCCTTTGCGGAGCTGGATCCGGCCGTCCGGGCGGCACTCGAGGAGTCGATCCGCCGCGCCCGCCTCGTCCACCGCGAGCAGCGCCGCACCACGCACACCACCCAGGTCGTCCCCGGCGGCACCGTCACCGAGAAGTGGGTGCCCGTCGAGCGCGTCGGGCTCTACGTCCCCGGCGGCCGCTCGGTCTACCCCTCCTCCGTCGTGATGAACGTCGTCCCGGCCCAGGAGGCGGGCGTTCAGGGCGTCGCCGTCGCCTCCCCGCCGCAGAAGGACTTCGGCGGGCTGCCGCACCCCACGATCCTCGCCGCCTGCGCCCTGCTCGGCGTCGACGAGGTGTACGCCGCCGGCGGCTCCCAGGCCATCGCGATGTTCGCGTACGGCACCGAGGACTGCCTCCCGGTCAACCTGGTCACCGGCCCCGGCAACATCTACGTCGCCGCCGCCAAACGCCTCCTCAAGGGCCGCATCGGCATCGACGCCGAGGCCGGGCCCACCGAGATCGCGATCCTCGCCGACGCCACCGCCGACCCGGCGCACGTGGCCGCCGACCTGATCAGCCAGGCCGAGCACGACCCGATGGCCGCCGCCGTCCTGGTCACCGACTCCGAGGAGCTGGCCGCCGCCACCGAGGCCGAGCTGGTCCCCCAGGTCGCCGCCACCAAGCACATCGAGGACCGCGTCGAGCCCGCCCTCGCCGGCCGCCAGTCCGCCATCGTCCTGGTCTCCTCCATCGAGGACGGCCTCAAGGTCGTCGACGCGTACGGCGCCGAGCACCTGGAGATCCAGACCGCCGACGCGGCCGCCGTCGCCGACCGGGTCCGCAACGCCGGAGCGATCTTCGTCGGCCCCTTCTCGCCGGTCTCGCTCGGCGACTACTGCGCCGGCTCCAACCACGTCCTGCCCACCGGCGGCTGCGCCTGCCACTCCTCGGGCCTGTCCGTGCAGTCCTTCCTGCGCGGCATCCACATCGTCGACTACAGCCGCGAAGCGCTCGCCGAGGTCACCCACCACGTCGTGACCCTCGCCGAGGCGGAGGACCTCCCCGCCCACGGCGCCGCCCTCAAGGCAAGGTTCGGCTGGAAGGTTCCGCAGCAGTGA
- the hisH gene encoding imidazole glycerol phosphate synthase subunit HisH gives MADASGRTSAGKKKVVVFDYGFGNVRSAERALAHVGADVEITRDYDRAMNADGLLVPGVGAFSACMDGLKRARGDWIVGRRLSGGRPVMGICVGMQILFERGIEHGVETEGLDEWPGTVGPLKADVVPHMGWNTVEAPEDSRLFAGLDAEARYYFVHSYAAHDWSLEVTNAKIRAPKVTWATHGERFVAAVENGALWATQFHPEKSGDAGAQLLTNWIETL, from the coding sequence GTGGCTGACGCATCGGGTCGCACATCGGCCGGCAAGAAGAAGGTCGTCGTCTTCGACTACGGCTTCGGCAACGTCCGTTCCGCCGAGCGGGCCCTCGCCCATGTCGGCGCCGACGTCGAGATCACCCGCGACTACGACCGCGCGATGAACGCCGACGGGCTCCTCGTCCCCGGCGTCGGCGCGTTCTCCGCCTGCATGGACGGGCTCAAGCGGGCCCGCGGAGACTGGATCGTCGGCCGCCGGCTCTCCGGCGGCCGCCCCGTCATGGGCATCTGCGTCGGGATGCAGATCCTCTTCGAGCGCGGCATCGAGCACGGCGTGGAGACCGAGGGCCTGGACGAATGGCCCGGCACGGTCGGCCCCCTGAAGGCCGACGTCGTCCCGCACATGGGGTGGAACACCGTCGAGGCCCCCGAGGACTCCCGGCTCTTCGCGGGCCTGGACGCCGAAGCCCGGTACTACTTCGTGCACTCCTACGCGGCGCACGACTGGTCCCTCGAAGTGACCAACGCCAAGATCCGTGCCCCCAAGGTCACCTGGGCCACGCACGGCGAACGGTTCGTGGCCGCCGTGGAGAACGGCGCGCTGTGGGCCACCCAGTTCCACCCCGAGAAGTCCGGCGACGCCGGCGCCCAGCTGCTGACCAACTGGATCGAGACGCTGTAA
- the ybaK gene encoding Cys-tRNA(Pro) deacylase: MAKKPKKQQSGGTPATVALTAAGTAFTVHAYDHDPASPSYGEEAAEALGVSPDRVYKTLVADVDGALTVAVVPVAGSLDLKALASAVGGKRAAMADPAAAERTTGYVRGGISPLGQRKRLRTVLDTSARAHTTICVSAGRRGLEVELAATDLAELTGAVFAEIARGG, from the coding sequence GTGGCGAAAAAACCCAAGAAGCAGCAGTCGGGCGGCACCCCGGCCACGGTCGCCCTGACCGCGGCGGGCACCGCCTTCACGGTCCACGCCTACGACCACGACCCGGCGAGCCCGTCCTACGGCGAGGAGGCCGCCGAGGCCCTGGGCGTCTCCCCCGACCGGGTCTACAAGACCCTGGTGGCGGACGTGGACGGCGCTCTGACGGTCGCGGTGGTCCCGGTGGCCGGCTCCCTGGACCTCAAGGCCCTGGCCTCCGCGGTGGGCGGCAAACGCGCCGCGATGGCGGACCCGGCCGCCGCGGAACGCACCACGGGCTATGTACGCGGCGGCATCTCCCCCCTGGGCCAGCGCAAGCGCCTGCGCACGGTGCTGGACACGTCGGCGCGCGCCCACACCACGATCTGCGTGTCGGCGGGCCGCCGGGGCCTGGAGGTGGAACTGGCGGCGACGGATCTGGCGGAGCTGACGGGGGCGGTGTTCGCGGAGATCGCCCGGGGGGGCTGA
- a CDS encoding oxidoreductase translates to MTEPHEGDIPDGLSAAELGMWQSFRNGTTYDLRSYDPAHNDPFAPQVWGPERSVGARTVARLLLSGPPARPGRVAALKLRGVRITGKLDLAGGRVAPYVELTGCRFEQEVVLPECHFTTLRLVGCALPRLEAARLHTEGDLHLPRCRVDRGIRLTDAQIGTDLLINQLSVGPDRHGRAIVGDGMAVAQDLQAEMIETLGELSLRGAKVGGSLSLRGSRLRAAEDRRALNAPQLTVERTLYMTEAWVSVDTGNQGTTPPYGVVYAPTPARGTRSQIFECRGGVRLDDGRFGDAVDLHKARFTMTRQEELSLRRIVTPELRFNAERPEEGRVVLNGAKVVTLIDLSTSWPGPGGLAMGGFVYENLVPYGHFPLSRRLEWVQAATPEYVPEPYERLATVMRSCGEDADAREVLLAKQRRRRETLPPAAKAWGYLQDWTVAYGYRPGRAAVWMAVLWAAGTAAFAQHVPPSIKGEEHPQWNPALYALDLLIPVINLGQDGYWRMEDAWQWAAAGLVLVGWVLATTVAAGASRMLRRG, encoded by the coding sequence GTGACCGAGCCGCACGAAGGCGATATCCCGGACGGCCTCAGCGCAGCAGAGCTGGGCATGTGGCAGTCCTTCCGCAACGGGACCACCTACGACTTACGCAGCTATGACCCGGCCCACAACGACCCGTTCGCCCCGCAGGTGTGGGGACCGGAGCGGAGCGTCGGCGCGCGTACGGTGGCGCGGCTGCTGCTGAGCGGCCCGCCGGCCCGGCCCGGCCGGGTGGCGGCGCTGAAGCTCCGGGGGGTGCGGATCACCGGAAAGCTGGACCTGGCGGGTGGCCGGGTGGCTCCGTACGTGGAGCTGACCGGCTGCCGCTTCGAGCAGGAGGTGGTGCTCCCCGAGTGCCACTTCACGACCCTGCGGCTGGTGGGGTGCGCGCTGCCCCGGCTGGAGGCCGCGCGGCTGCACACGGAGGGCGATCTGCATCTGCCGCGCTGCCGGGTCGACCGGGGCATCCGGCTGACCGACGCCCAGATCGGGACGGATCTGCTGATCAACCAGCTCAGCGTCGGCCCGGACCGGCACGGGCGGGCCATCGTCGGGGACGGCATGGCGGTGGCCCAGGACCTCCAGGCCGAGATGATCGAGACGCTCGGCGAGCTGAGCCTGCGCGGGGCGAAGGTGGGCGGTTCGCTGAGCCTGCGCGGCAGCCGGCTGCGCGCCGCGGAGGACCGCCGCGCGCTGAACGCCCCGCAGCTGACGGTGGAGCGCACGCTCTACATGACCGAGGCGTGGGTGAGCGTCGACACGGGGAACCAGGGCACCACTCCCCCGTACGGCGTGGTCTACGCCCCGACGCCGGCGCGCGGCACCCGCTCGCAGATCTTCGAGTGCCGGGGCGGGGTGCGGCTCGACGACGGGCGGTTCGGCGACGCGGTGGACCTGCACAAGGCCCGGTTCACCATGACCCGGCAGGAGGAGCTGTCGCTGCGCCGGATCGTGACGCCGGAGCTCCGGTTCAACGCGGAGCGCCCGGAGGAGGGCCGGGTCGTGCTGAACGGCGCGAAGGTGGTGACCCTGATCGACCTGTCGACGAGCTGGCCGGGCCCGGGCGGTCTGGCGATGGGCGGCTTCGTCTACGAGAACCTCGTCCCCTACGGCCACTTCCCGCTCTCCCGGCGGCTGGAGTGGGTGCAGGCGGCGACCCCGGAGTACGTCCCCGAGCCGTACGAGCGGCTGGCCACGGTGATGCGCAGCTGCGGCGAGGACGCGGACGCGCGCGAGGTGCTGCTGGCCAAGCAGCGCCGCCGCCGCGAGACGCTGCCGCCCGCCGCGAAGGCGTGGGGCTACCTCCAGGACTGGACGGTGGCGTACGGCTACCGGCCGGGGCGGGCCGCGGTGTGGATGGCGGTGCTGTGGGCGGCGGGCACGGCGGCGTTCGCGCAGCACGTTCCGCCCTCCATCAAGGGCGAGGAGCATCCGCAGTGGAACCCCGCCCTGTACGCGCTGGATCTGCTGATCCCGGTGATCAACCTCGGTCAGGACGGCTACTGGCGGATGGAGGACGCCTGGCAGTGGGCCGCGGCCGGTCTGGTGCTGGTGGGGTGGGTTCTGGCCACCACCGTGGCGGCGGGGGCGTCCCGGATGCTGCGCAGGGGCTGA
- the hisF gene encoding imidazole glycerol phosphate synthase subunit HisF produces MSLAVRVIPCLDVDNGRVVKGVNFQNLRDAGDPVEMAKLYDAEGADELTFLDITASSGDRETTYDVVRRTAEQVFIPLTVGGGVRTPDDVDKLLRAGADKVGVNTAAIARPDLIREIAERFGRQVLVLSVDARRTPEGTFEVTTHGGRKGTGIDAVEWAHRAAELGAGEILLNSMDADGTKDGYDTEMIEAVRKHVTVPVIASGGAGRLADFAPAIEAGADAVLAASVFHFGDLRISEVKGALREAGHPVR; encoded by the coding sequence GTGAGCCTCGCCGTACGGGTCATCCCCTGCCTGGACGTCGACAACGGCCGGGTCGTCAAGGGCGTCAACTTCCAGAATCTGCGCGACGCGGGCGACCCCGTCGAGATGGCCAAGCTGTACGACGCCGAGGGCGCCGACGAGCTGACCTTCCTCGACATCACCGCCTCCAGCGGCGACCGCGAGACGACGTACGACGTGGTCCGCCGCACCGCCGAGCAGGTCTTCATCCCGCTGACCGTCGGCGGCGGCGTCCGCACCCCGGACGACGTCGACAAGCTGCTGCGCGCCGGGGCCGACAAGGTCGGCGTCAACACCGCCGCCATCGCCCGCCCCGACCTCATCCGTGAGATCGCCGAACGCTTCGGACGCCAGGTCCTGGTGCTCTCCGTCGACGCCCGCCGCACCCCGGAGGGCACGTTCGAGGTCACCACGCACGGCGGCCGCAAGGGCACCGGCATCGACGCCGTCGAGTGGGCCCACCGGGCCGCCGAGCTGGGCGCGGGCGAAATCCTGCTCAACTCGATGGACGCCGACGGCACGAAGGACGGCTACGACACCGAGATGATCGAGGCGGTACGGAAGCACGTCACCGTCCCCGTCATCGCCTCCGGCGGCGCGGGCCGGCTCGCCGACTTCGCCCCGGCGATCGAGGCGGGGGCCGACGCGGTGCTCGCCGCGTCCGTCTTCCACTTCGGCGACCTGCGGATCTCCGAGGTCAAGGGCGCCCTGCGGGAAGCCGGCCACCCGGTCCGCTGA
- a CDS encoding ABC transporter permease — MTSIIPARTAPPSVRPAPGTSGTGAARTVAAPLAPRARLLPSLAAVYRAQLSRARVARIPLLFVATFQSVGIMVLMRGVVDGGAEARAVVAGSSVLVVAFVALNLLAQYFGQLRAGGGLDHYATLPVPPAAVVLGAAAAYASFTVPGTVFTAITGSVLFQLPMTHLWVLVAVVPLSGAALAGLGAALGLLAPRPELATLLGQLGMSAALLLGVLPADRLPEPVGWARDLLPSTYGVEALARSFDARPDWGLIAFFLAICAAVGVLSLAVATWAYRRAAVR; from the coding sequence GTGACGAGCATCATTCCGGCCAGGACCGCACCGCCGAGCGTCCGGCCCGCGCCCGGCACCTCCGGTACGGGTGCCGCCCGTACCGTCGCCGCGCCCCTCGCGCCGCGCGCCCGGCTGCTGCCCTCGCTGGCCGCCGTCTACCGCGCCCAGCTCTCCCGGGCGCGCGTCGCCCGGATCCCGCTGCTCTTCGTGGCGACCTTCCAGTCCGTCGGGATCATGGTCCTGATGCGCGGCGTCGTGGACGGCGGCGCGGAGGCCCGCGCGGTGGTCGCGGGATCCAGCGTCCTGGTCGTCGCGTTCGTCGCGCTCAACCTGCTCGCCCAGTACTTCGGGCAGCTGCGGGCTGGCGGCGGGCTCGACCACTACGCCACCCTGCCGGTGCCGCCCGCCGCGGTGGTGCTCGGCGCGGCCGCCGCCTATGCCTCGTTCACCGTGCCCGGCACGGTCTTCACGGCGATCACCGGAAGCGTCCTGTTCCAGCTGCCGATGACCCATCTGTGGGTCCTGGTGGCCGTCGTCCCGCTCTCCGGCGCGGCCCTGGCCGGTCTCGGCGCCGCCCTCGGGCTCCTCGCCCCGCGCCCGGAGCTGGCGACCCTGCTGGGCCAGCTGGGGATGTCCGCCGCCCTGCTGCTCGGGGTGCTGCCGGCCGACCGGCTGCCGGAGCCGGTCGGGTGGGCGCGTGACCTGCTGCCCTCGACGTACGGCGTCGAGGCGCTGGCCCGGTCCTTCGACGCCCGCCCGGACTGGGGGCTCATCGCGTTCTTCCTGGCGATCTGTGCGGCGGTGGGGGTTCTCTCGCTGGCCGTGGCGACGTGGGCGTACCGGCGGGCCGCCGTACGGTAG
- a CDS encoding ABC transporter permease: MAWHDGTVTAPLTPPHQPGPHDPWQAPPSGSHPAPSVGDPDNPDTATELRQAAVVVVLVALAGIVLGLLWLWLAPRVPLVSDDTAVFLRNSEGEEAIGADGTFVLLALGFGALSAAAVFWRLRRGGVLVVVGLALGALLASLVAWRVGIWLGPSSDVVARAREAGQGVTFDAPLELHSVWVAVLAWPFAAMGIHLLLTAAFGPRDVEPGWSGYGSYYDGPVQGPLAGPASGPPSSPAGGGGAA, translated from the coding sequence GTGGCCTGGCACGATGGCACGGTGACCGCACCTCTGACGCCGCCCCACCAGCCCGGCCCCCACGACCCGTGGCAGGCCCCGCCCTCGGGCTCCCACCCCGCGCCCTCGGTGGGCGATCCGGACAACCCGGACACGGCCACCGAGCTTCGTCAGGCCGCCGTTGTCGTCGTTCTGGTCGCGCTCGCGGGCATCGTGCTGGGGCTGCTGTGGCTGTGGCTCGCGCCGCGGGTGCCGCTGGTCTCCGACGACACGGCCGTCTTCCTCAGGAACAGCGAGGGCGAGGAGGCGATCGGGGCGGACGGAACGTTCGTCCTGCTGGCCCTCGGCTTCGGCGCGCTCTCCGCCGCCGCCGTCTTCTGGCGGCTGCGTCGCGGGGGCGTCCTCGTGGTCGTGGGGCTGGCGCTGGGCGCGCTGCTCGCCTCGCTGGTGGCGTGGCGGGTCGGCATCTGGCTGGGGCCGTCGTCCGACGTGGTGGCCCGGGCCCGGGAGGCCGGCCAGGGCGTGACGTTCGACGCGCCGCTGGAGCTGCACTCGGTGTGGGTGGCGGTGCTGGCGTGGCCGTTCGCGGCGATGGGGATCCATCTGCTGCTCACGGCGGCGTTCGGGCCGCGGGATGTGGAGCCGGGGTGGTCGGGGTACGGGTCGTACTACGACGGGCCCGTGCAGGGGCCCCTGGCGGGGCCGGCGTCCGGGCCCCCGTCGTCGCCCGCCGGTGGCGGTGGGGCGGCCTAG